The Daucus carota subsp. sativus chromosome 2, DH1 v3.0, whole genome shotgun sequence genome includes a window with the following:
- the LOC108207916 gene encoding protein CUP-SHAPED COTYLEDON 3 has product MGLRDIGAELPPGFRFYPSDEELVCHYLHKKITNEEVLKGTLVEIDLHTCEPWQLPEVAKLNSTEWYFFSFRDRKYATGFRTNRATTSGYWKATGKDRTVADPNTGAIVGMRKTLVFYKNRAPNGIKTGWIMHEFRLESPHLPPKEDWVLCRVFHKAKTENTNQLSPQDTTARDTSPFSNHILPLGYFQNQEYNNQITAPVPPPHQNPNNLLQFPSLNPNFLHLSHQVHTNTSTTLACVNDIMMTNSKGRDDQDHYRFLFNMNFEEADIGDY; this is encoded by the exons ATGGGGCTAAGGGATATTGGTGCAGAGCTTCCACCAGGGTTCAGGTTCTATCCCAGCGACGAGGAATTAGTGTGCCATTATCTTCACAAGAAGATTACAAacgaagaagttctcaagggtACTCTAGTGGAAATCGATCTCCATACATGTGAGCCATGGCAACTTCCGG AGGTAGCAAAGCTGAATTCAACAGAGTGGTACTTCTTTAGCTTTAGAGACCGGAAATACGCCACGGGCTTTCGGACCAATCGAGCTACCACGTCGGGGTACTGGAAAGCCACCGGAAAGGATCGGACAGTGGCTGATCCAAATACTGGTGCAATTGTAGGGATGAGAAAGACTTTGGTGTTTTACAAAAATAGAGCTCCAAATGGGATCAAGACTGGTTGGATCATGCATGAATTTCGTCTTGAAAGCCCACATCTCCCACCTAAG GAGGACTGGGTGTTGTGTAGAGTATTTCACAAGGCAAAGACAGAGAATACCAACCAACTGAGCCCACAGGACACAACAGCTCGTGACACTTCtcctttctctaaccacattcTACCTCTTGGCTATTTTCAAAACcaagaatataataatcaaatcactGCCCCAGTCCCCCCACCCCACCAGAACCCTAATAATCTCCTACAATTTCCATCACTGAACCCTAATTTCCTTCACTTATCTCATCAAGTTCATACCAATACTAGTACTACTCTTGCTTGTGTTAATGATATCATGATGACGAACTCCAAGGGGCGTGATGATCAAGATCATTACAGATTCTTGTTCAATATGAACTTCGAGGAAGCCGATATAGGAGATTATTGA